In Cloacibacillus sp., the genomic stretch CCTGGCCGCGGCGCTCGACAGCCGTATGGAAGAGCTGGTAGCCGCCGAACGCAAGACGCAGAAGCTGAAGCAGGAGATACGCTACTACAGCACCCCCGAAGGCATTGCGCGCCTGGCCACGGAACAATTCAACCTCGTAAAGTCCGGCGACCGGATATACAAGATAGAGGTAGTCTCGAAAGACGCGCCATAAGCGTGTAGGTTTGTCAAACCTCTGTTACACGGCAACCAAAAAAGCTTTTAAGCTTTCCCGTAGAGATTTCCATTTAAGAG encodes the following:
- a CDS encoding septum formation initiator family protein; the encoded protein is MTVPKLRWVLFAAAVTFLVAVLLTSFFKEINKIDTLAAALDSRMEELVAAERKTQKLKQEIRYYSTPEGIARLATEQFNLVKSGDRIYKIEVVSKDAP